A region from the Candidatus Gracilibacteria bacterium genome encodes:
- the fsa gene encoding fructose-6-phosphate aldolase, whose protein sequence is MKLFIDSANLNEIKKAASWGVVDGATTNPSLIAKEGRDFKETVIEICEIVKGPVSAEVMSPDAKGMIVEAEKLAKWHKNVIIKIPCTEEGIKAAKTLEAKGIKTNVTLVFSPNQVLLAAKAGASYISPFVGRLDDVGEDGLSMIDESLQILQNYGFKSQIIVASVRSPLTVQSAAAMGAHVATVPFKILEQMFKHPLTEIGIEKFKKDWHSPRT, encoded by the coding sequence ATGAAATTATTTATCGATTCTGCAAACTTGAATGAAATTAAAAAAGCCGCATCCTGGGGCGTGGTTGACGGCGCCACCACCAACCCGTCCCTCATCGCCAAAGAAGGCCGTGATTTCAAGGAAACCGTGATCGAAATTTGCGAAATCGTTAAAGGCCCGGTGAGCGCGGAAGTCATGAGCCCGGACGCCAAAGGCATGATCGTGGAAGCGGAAAAGTTGGCAAAGTGGCACAAAAACGTAATCATCAAAATCCCGTGCACAGAAGAAGGCATCAAAGCCGCCAAAACTCTCGAAGCCAAAGGCATCAAGACCAATGTGACCTTGGTGTTCTCGCCGAATCAGGTGTTGCTGGCTGCCAAAGCCGGCGCTTCTTATATCAGTCCGTTCGTGGGCCGGTTGGATGATGTGGGAGAAGATGGCCTGAGTATGATCGACGAGTCGTTGCAAATCCTTCAAAATTACGGGTTCAAATCGCAAATCATTGTGGCCTCGGTGCGATCTCCATTGACCGTGCAAAGCGCGGCAGCCATGGGCGCGCACGTGGCCACGGTTCCCTTCAAAATTCTCGAACAAATGTTTAAGCACCCGCTCACGGAGATTGGGATTGAGAAGTTTAAGAAAGATTGGCACTCACCACGCACGTAG
- a CDS encoding DUF1385 domain-containing protein: protein MNKDEKINFAVGGQALIEGVMMRAPHGYVMAVRRSTGEIVVERQAYVSIAKRIRILGVPVIRGVVNLIESLIIGVKALMFSNTIFLEGLEPTQKNKTPKPKDVPESSFKRFLKMMFMTFYFLFLLAFSLFLFKFLPLLAANTVQRYVPAVEAHYSLFNLVDGLVKISIFLGYIVAISFLPDIQRVFGYHGAEHQSIWAYEKDKPLTVAAAQEESRFHPRCGTSFILLVFLLSVAVYTVVPPAATFWMKLVERIALLPLIAGLSYEALKFCAKYEKTAWGHAVVQPGLWLQRLTTRKPSDDMQEVALVALKAALEEEKMNP, encoded by the coding sequence ATGAACAAAGATGAAAAAATCAATTTTGCGGTGGGCGGGCAGGCGTTGATCGAGGGAGTAATGATGCGTGCCCCTCACGGATATGTGATGGCGGTACGACGATCCACGGGTGAAATCGTGGTAGAACGGCAAGCTTATGTGAGTATTGCCAAGCGCATTCGTATCTTGGGCGTGCCCGTGATTCGCGGGGTGGTGAATCTGATCGAATCGCTCATCATTGGAGTAAAGGCGTTGATGTTTTCGAATACAATTTTCTTAGAAGGGCTCGAGCCGACGCAAAAAAATAAGACTCCGAAGCCAAAAGATGTGCCTGAATCTTCTTTTAAGCGTTTTTTGAAAATGATGTTTATGACTTTTTACTTTCTGTTTTTGTTAGCGTTTTCGCTTTTTTTATTCAAATTTTTACCCCTTCTTGCCGCGAATACGGTTCAACGCTATGTGCCGGCGGTGGAGGCGCACTATTCACTTTTCAATCTTGTGGATGGCTTGGTAAAAATTTCCATTTTCCTCGGGTATATTGTGGCGATTTCATTTTTGCCCGACATCCAGCGCGTGTTTGGGTATCACGGGGCCGAGCATCAGTCGATTTGGGCGTATGAAAAAGACAAACCTCTGACTGTGGCTGCCGCGCAAGAAGAATCTCGATTCCATCCGCGTTGTGGCACGAGTTTTATTTTGTTGGTGTTTTTATTGAGTGTTGCGGTGTATACGGTCGTGCCTCCGGCTGCGACATTTTGGATGAAACTGGTGGAACGCATTGCGCTGTTGCCTTTGATTGCCGGACTTTCGTATGAAGCGCTTAAATTCTGTGCCAAATATGAAAAAACCGCATGGGGCCATGCCGTGGTGCAACCCGGACTGTGGCTCCAACGCCTAACCACCCGCAAACCGAGCGATGACATGCAAGAGGTGGCGCTGGTGGCGTTGAAAGCGGCACTTGAAGAAGAAAAAATGAATCCTTAA